One Scyliorhinus canicula chromosome 14, sScyCan1.1, whole genome shotgun sequence genomic region harbors:
- the slitrk6 gene encoding SLIT and NTRK-like protein 6, with product MDLNSEKMLTWILLLSAVLALINCQKAEASDKQVCESLCSCEERDTLLHINCQNRDITEIAQIKPPQTCTYNLNMQENFVTTLHRNGFINFKNALSLHLGKNNLQDLEAGIFTGLTSLKRLHINGNYLEVLREGTFRGLDNLEFLQADNNLIHVIEPGAFSKLHRLKVLILNDNAIPFLPTNIFRFVPLTHLDLRGNHLDSLPYVGLLEHIGRIMELQLEDNLWRCDCESLPLRSWLENMPPQSNIGDVVCLHPFKLKGKVLTKTPITEICPSGSGTDFEEPINSIHLVVTPVADNTHINIHSANKSATKTPKKDPYVPQPDGQDDGKIPITGPGTHPKSPCATTCHCSTQPNVGQTMKCQLRNIKSLSDLKPSPSNPIKLYLTDNIIQAVTKYDLRDYGTLDLLHLGNNRITLIEDGAFANLTHLHKMYLSGNSIVRLTKEMFTGLRRLQYLYLDHNIIKEILPGTFSVLPQLKVLYLNNNLLHSLPPHIFSGVPLLRLNLKHNHFMHLPVSNVIDQLGFLVQIDLEDNPWDCTCDLVSLKQWMEKLNKNVTVSEIMCESPEEFAKKDLQMLNNELICPGLINNVVAPTQPNDISLATAATSTASSLLSSIMDTVPLSVLILSMLVVFILIVFSAAGIVVLVLHRRRRSKRKQKTTPAQDCSPLHVQYSVYGHKRTHHTEERPDGNIYEQHTINAIGPVCRSRPYNIRDVELDNESKDGIEPKMIYRSHMVREKDSLRTGSKFGVMEQTPEFMPLRDPGSVYRQILEKERELQQIGITEYLKRNISPLQSELNVRYPSRHEELKLMEAIMYSRPKKVVVEETKNEYFELKANLQTEPDYLEVLEQQTALNQP from the coding sequence ATGGACTTAAATTCTGAGAAAATGCTGACCTGGATCCTTCTTCTAAGTGCAGTCTTAGCTTTAATCAATTGTCAGAAGGCAGAAGCTTCCGACAAGCAAGTGTGTGAGAGTCTTTGCTCCTGTGAGGAACGAGACACTTTGCTGCACATAAACTGTCAAAACAGAGACATTACTGAAATAGCCCAAATTAAACCGCCTCAGACGTGTACCTATAATCTTAACATGCAAGAAAACTTTGTGACCACACTACATCGCAATGGCTTTATCAACTTCAAGAATGCTCTGTCGCTACATCTGGGTAAAAATAATCTGCAAGATTTGGAAGCTGGGATTTTTACGGGCCTCACTTCACTAAAACGGCTGCATATAAATGGCAACTATTTGGAAGTACTGCGCGAGGGCACATTTCGAGGATTGGACAATTTGGAATTCCTTCAAGCGGATAATAATTTAATCCACGTTATTGAGCCTGGCGCATTCAGCAAGCTTCACCGATTAAAGGTGCTGATCCTGAACGACAACGCGATCCCCTTTCTCCCAACCAACATCTTCCGCTTTGTGCCCCTGACACACCTTGACCTAAGGGGAAATCATCTCGATTCACTTCCTTATGTCGGACTGCTGGAGCATATTGGCAGAATAATGGAGCTTCAACTGGAGGATAACCTATGGAGATGCGATTGTGAATCGTTACCACTCAGATCCTGGTTGGAAAACATGCCTCCTCAGTCAAATATTGGCGATGTTGTCTGTTTACACCCATTTAAACTGAAAGGTAAAGTTTTAACCAAAACACCCATCACTGAGATTTGTCCATCTGGATCTGGCACTGACTTTGAAGAACCCATAAATTCAATTCATTTGGTGGTGACTCCAGTCGCTGATAATACTCATATCAACATTCACAGTGCAAATAAATCAGCTACAAAAACACCTAAAAAGGACCCATACGTTCCGCAACCAGATGGACAGGACGATGGTAAGATTCCTATAACAGGGCCTGGAACCCATCCCAAATCACCCTGCGCAACAACTTGTCATTGCAGCACCCAACCAAATGtaggacaaacaatgaaatgtcaACTAAGAAACATTAAGAGTTTATCAGACCTTAAGCCCAGTCCATCAAATCCAATAAAGCTTTATTTAACTGACAACATTATCCAAGCTGTGACAAAATATGACCTCCGAGATTATGGCACCCTGGATTTACTCCATCTAGGAAATAACCGAATAACATTAATTGAGGATGGTGCTTTTGCCAACCTCACTCATCTCCACAAGATGTATTTGAGTGGCAACAGTATTGTAAGATTAACAAAAGAAATGTTCACCGGACTCCGTCGTCTCCAGTACTTGTATTTGGATCACAATATAATCAAGGAGATTTTACCAGGGACGTTCAGTGTCCTACCACAGCTCAAGGTCTTATATTTGAACAATAACCTCCTTCATAGTTTGCCTCCACATATATTTTCTGGCGTTCCACTCTTACGGTTAAATCTTAAACATAACCATTTTATGCATCTCCCTGTAAGCAATGTAATAGACCAACTTGGATTCCTAGTTCAAATTGACCTTGAAGACAACCCATGGGATTGCACTTGTGACTTGGTCAGTTTGAAGCAATGGAtggaaaaactcaataaaaatgtAACTGTGAGTGAGATTATGTGCGAGTCTCCTGAGGAGTTTGCCAAGAAAGATTTGCAAATGTTAAACAATGAATTGATATGTCCTGGATTAATAAATAACGTGGTCGCACCAACACAGCCCAATGATATCAGCCTGGCCACAGCAGCCACGAGTACAGCCTCTAGCCTCCTAAGTTCTATCATGGACACAGTACcactttcagttttgattcttagCATGTTGGTGGTATTCATATTGATTGTATTCAGTGCAGCTGGAATAGTGGTCCTTGTTCTGCATCGCCGGAGGAGATCAAAGCGTAAACAAAAAACTACTCCAGCACAGGACTGCAGTCCATTACACGTTCAATACAGTGTTTATGGACATAAAAGGACCCACCATACTGAAGAAAGACCAGATGGAAATATATATGAGCAGCACACAATTAATGCAATAGGTCCAGTGTGCAGAAGCCGTCCTTATAACATTAGGGATGTCGAGTTGGACAATGAAAGCAAAGATGGAATTGAACCAAAAATGATTTACAGGAGTCACATGGTGAGGGAAAAAGATTCTCTGAGGACAGGTTCCAAGTTCGGCGTAATGGAGCAGACCCCAGAGTTTATGCCCCTGCGGGATCCCGGTTCAGTGTACAGACAGATCCTTGAGAAAGAAAGGGAGCTTCAGCAAATTGGGATCACTGAATACCTGAAGAGAAATATCTCCCCGCTGCAATCAGAACTCAATGTTCGCTACCCATCTCGGCATGAAGAGCTGAAACTGATGGAAGCGATCATGTATTCGAGACCGAAAAAGGTTGTAGTGGAAGAGACAAAAAATGAGTATTTTGAGTTGAAAGCAAACCTACAAACTGAGCCTGACTACTTAGAGGTACTGGAACAACAGACGGCATTAAACCAACCGTGA